One Azoarcus sp. DN11 DNA segment encodes these proteins:
- a CDS encoding VOC family protein: MDHFTIVTDRLDVTRRFYTELLEMEEGPRPPFPVSGCWLYISQQAVLHVISVKEMPEPRRGVLDHMAFRAEGLVRTLNRLDAAGVSYRIIRAPGELRTWQVFFTDPNGVEVELDFDPAESAPDDWALRRRPI, encoded by the coding sequence ATGGACCACTTCACGATCGTTACCGATCGCCTCGATGTGACGCGTCGCTTCTACACGGAACTGCTCGAGATGGAGGAAGGGCCGCGTCCGCCTTTTCCCGTCTCCGGCTGCTGGCTCTACATATCGCAGCAAGCCGTGCTGCACGTCATCAGTGTCAAAGAAATGCCCGAGCCGCGTCGGGGCGTTCTCGACCACATGGCATTTCGCGCTGAGGGACTAGTGCGCACGCTGAATCGCCTGGATGCGGCCGGCGTCAGCTACCGCATCATTCGCGCGCCGGGCGAACTGCGCACGTGGCAGGTCTTCTTCACGGATCCGAACGGGGTCGAAGTCGAACTCGACTTCGACCCGGCCGAGAGCGCTCCCGATGATTGGGCTCTCCGGAGAAGGCCGATCTGA
- a CDS encoding SDR family oxidoreductase codes for MDFGINGRRAIVCASSRGLGRACALELAREGCTVFLNGRDEGRLTLAADEIARETGVRPVTVAADLDTERGRQLLLAACDEPDILVTNNGGPAPGRIEDWDHAAWLGAIEANMLSGILLIQAVVGGMRKRKFGRIVNITSAMVKSPQLPLGLSTAARAGLTAFSKALSRAVARDNVTINNLLPERIETDRLRYLIEQQATRAGCSFEEARHDMLKPVAAGRFGRPEEFAAACAFLCSMQASYISGQNLQVDGGSYSGLM; via the coding sequence ATGGATTTCGGAATCAATGGACGTCGGGCGATCGTGTGCGCGTCCTCACGCGGCCTTGGAAGAGCCTGTGCCTTGGAGTTGGCGCGGGAAGGCTGTACGGTCTTCCTCAACGGACGTGACGAGGGGCGCCTGACCTTGGCGGCAGACGAGATCGCGCGGGAGACCGGAGTGAGGCCCGTCACCGTTGCTGCGGACCTCGATACCGAGCGAGGGCGGCAGCTTCTGCTCGCCGCATGCGATGAACCGGACATCCTCGTCACCAACAACGGCGGGCCCGCACCCGGCAGGATCGAGGATTGGGATCACGCAGCGTGGCTGGGCGCCATCGAAGCCAACATGCTGTCCGGGATACTCCTCATCCAGGCCGTCGTGGGGGGAATGCGGAAGCGCAAGTTCGGGCGCATCGTCAATATCACCTCCGCGATGGTGAAATCGCCGCAGCTCCCGCTCGGGCTCTCGACTGCCGCGCGCGCAGGATTGACGGCCTTCTCCAAGGCACTATCGCGAGCCGTCGCGCGCGACAACGTCACGATCAATAACCTGCTGCCGGAGCGGATCGAAACCGACCGGCTGCGCTACTTGATCGAACAGCAGGCGACGAGAGCCGGGTGCAGCTTCGAGGAGGCCCGGCATGACATGCTCAAGCCCGTCGCTGCAGGCAGATTCGGCCGCCCCGAGGAGTTCGCCGCCGCATGTGCGTTTCTGTGTTCAATGCAGGCTTCCTACATATCGGGACAGAACTTGCAGGTGGACGGTGGAAGCTACAGCGGGCTCATGTAA
- a CDS encoding oxygenase, whose translation MSEVPMMDAAGREAEATSKRDWVPINLDLRDTWFPVAYSADIGERAVRRIVHAQDVYLWRDGVRLYAAEFRPDRLDAMRAGASAFTNGSGFYPAVERYGYIWAWYGNPDNAHEELIPSIPFLPPDGQGIPRYTQRAVRFDAASPLSVENLIDLTHADFLHANAIGDGQSENDVVEVHSTSETVTRIRNVTRKSVAPVMRWIGGVRAQYQDLRAVLHVHLRNNVCISYPNFTPGYPIPNVQPFVPVGKHRSRVDQTNYTVHAPAPFRWLMPRISYVIQPQDNSVLRPQNARYFESTERRDLSSRFDGPGNRYRLLMMRLAERQQRGDFGYGADADPSADISAVLGMRG comes from the coding sequence ATGAGCGAAGTCCCGATGATGGATGCGGCAGGGCGCGAAGCGGAGGCGACCTCCAAGCGCGACTGGGTACCGATCAATCTCGATCTGCGCGACACCTGGTTTCCCGTCGCCTACAGTGCGGACATCGGTGAGCGGGCGGTACGCCGTATCGTCCATGCGCAGGACGTATATCTATGGCGCGACGGCGTGAGGTTATATGCGGCCGAGTTTCGCCCCGACCGCCTTGACGCGATGCGCGCCGGCGCAAGTGCCTTCACGAACGGCTCCGGTTTCTATCCGGCTGTCGAGCGCTACGGGTATATCTGGGCGTGGTACGGAAACCCCGATAACGCGCACGAGGAACTGATCCCGAGCATCCCCTTCCTGCCCCCCGATGGTCAGGGGATCCCCCGCTACACGCAGCGCGCGGTGCGCTTCGATGCGGCCTCGCCGCTGTCCGTCGAGAACCTCATCGATCTGACACATGCCGACTTTCTGCATGCCAATGCGATCGGTGACGGCCAGTCCGAGAACGATGTCGTCGAGGTCCATTCGACCTCCGAGACGGTGACTCGCATCCGCAACGTCACCCGCAAGTCGGTGGCACCGGTGATGCGCTGGATCGGAGGCGTACGCGCCCAGTACCAGGATCTGCGCGCAGTTCTGCATGTCCATCTGCGCAACAACGTGTGCATCTCTTACCCGAACTTTACCCCGGGCTATCCGATTCCGAACGTGCAGCCCTTTGTGCCTGTCGGCAAGCACCGTTCTCGTGTTGACCAGACGAACTACACTGTCCACGCGCCGGCACCGTTTCGCTGGCTGATGCCGCGCATCTCCTACGTGATCCAGCCACAGGACAACTCGGTGCTGCGCCCTCAGAACGCGCGCTATTTCGAGTCCACCGAGCGCCGCGACCTGAGCTCGCGTTTCGACGGCCCCGGCAATCGCTACCGATTGCTGATGATGCGTCTCGCCGAGAGGCAGCAGCGCGGGGACTTCGGCTACGGCGCCGATGCCGACCCGAGTGCCGACATTTCGGCAGTGCTCGGCATGCGGGGCTGA
- a CDS encoding aromatic-ring-hydroxylating dioxygenase subunit beta, whose protein sequence is MLQQLLEPTPLPPSIKANRIPSGSDTYNEVLDFLYDEAEMLDNLRLGEWAELLTKDLEYNAPLRHTRSTSQFDQTYSRNVQHLHENYGSMLMRVKRITDTKSAWGEDPPSRIKRLVTNVRVYRIDDSDDLKVESYLLLTRSRFDFDYFDLIPCVRHDVLRREDGALKLARREILLDQVVIGTPNLGVIL, encoded by the coding sequence ATGCTTCAGCAACTGCTCGAACCGACTCCGCTGCCGCCCTCGATCAAGGCGAACCGTATTCCCTCCGGCAGCGATACCTACAACGAGGTGCTCGACTTCCTTTATGACGAAGCCGAAATGCTCGACAACCTGCGCCTCGGCGAATGGGCGGAGCTGCTCACCAAGGACCTCGAATACAACGCGCCCCTGCGCCATACCCGTTCGACGTCCCAGTTCGACCAGACCTATTCGCGCAACGTCCAGCACCTACACGAGAATTACGGCTCGATGCTCATGCGGGTCAAGCGCATTACCGACACCAAGAGCGCCTGGGGCGAGGATCCTCCATCGCGCATCAAGCGTCTGGTCACGAACGTACGCGTCTACCGAATCGACGACAGCGATGACCTGAAGGTCGAGAGCTATCTGCTCCTTACACGCAGCCGTTTCGATTTCGACTACTTCGACCTGATCCCCTGCGTCCGCCACGACGTTCTGCGCCGCGAGGATGGCGCGCTGAAACTCGCTCGCCGCGAGATCCTGCTCGACCAGGTCGTCATCGGCACCCCCAACCTGGGCGTGATCCTTTAG
- a CDS encoding amidohydrolase family protein: MKLEDLILVSIDDHAIEPPNAFARHMPARFKGREPHIEKHKGRDVWVFEGRATGYMGLNSVVGRPKEEYGMEPLGYEHMRRGTWDVQARVDDMNANGVLGSLCFPTFPGFAGQRFQQYDDARDVSLAAIQAYNDWHLHDWCNAAPGRFIPMALIPWWDPQAAAAEIKRMAKDGVHAISFSDNPALHGFPSIHDSYWDPVWKACADNAVVINCHIGTGVKAEHASDLSPIDAWITSMPISIANSAADWIWAPMWRKFPKLKMALSEGGIGWIPYLLERADFTHRHHKAWTNASFGGKKPSDIFKEHIITCFIEDDFGLQNLKHIGEDMVGWECDYPHSDCTWPNSPEVVWESFRHLPDETIAKVTHRNVMREYSYDPFAILGRENCTVGALRAQARAKGIDTSPTQGMGGAAPKREAGKPVTSGDINAMFKQADAETAL, translated from the coding sequence ATGAAACTTGAAGATCTCATCCTCGTCAGCATCGACGACCACGCCATCGAACCCCCGAACGCCTTCGCGCGACACATGCCGGCCCGCTTCAAGGGGCGCGAGCCTCACATCGAGAAGCATAAGGGTCGTGACGTGTGGGTTTTCGAAGGACGGGCAACGGGCTACATGGGCCTCAACTCGGTCGTCGGTCGCCCCAAGGAAGAGTACGGCATGGAGCCGCTCGGTTACGAACACATGAGGCGCGGCACTTGGGACGTCCAGGCGCGCGTCGACGACATGAACGCCAATGGCGTGCTCGGCTCGCTGTGTTTCCCGACCTTCCCCGGCTTCGCGGGGCAGCGCTTCCAGCAGTACGACGACGCGCGCGACGTATCGCTCGCCGCCATCCAGGCCTACAACGACTGGCACCTGCACGACTGGTGCAACGCCGCCCCGGGTCGCTTCATCCCGATGGCGCTGATTCCCTGGTGGGATCCGCAGGCGGCCGCCGCCGAAATCAAGCGCATGGCGAAGGACGGGGTGCATGCGATCTCCTTCTCCGACAACCCCGCCCTACATGGCTTCCCGTCGATCCACGATTCGTACTGGGACCCGGTGTGGAAGGCCTGCGCGGACAACGCGGTGGTCATCAACTGCCACATCGGCACCGGCGTCAAGGCCGAGCACGCCTCCGACCTGTCGCCGATCGACGCGTGGATCACTTCGATGCCGATCTCGATCGCGAACTCGGCGGCCGACTGGATCTGGGCTCCGATGTGGAGGAAGTTCCCGAAGCTGAAGATGGCGCTTTCCGAGGGCGGCATCGGTTGGATTCCCTACCTCCTCGAGCGCGCGGATTTCACCCACCGGCATCACAAGGCCTGGACGAATGCCAGCTTCGGCGGCAAGAAGCCGAGCGACATCTTCAAGGAGCACATCATCACGTGTTTCATCGAGGACGACTTCGGGCTGCAGAACCTGAAGCACATCGGTGAAGACATGGTTGGCTGGGAATGCGACTACCCGCATTCCGATTGCACCTGGCCGAATTCTCCGGAAGTGGTGTGGGAGAGCTTCAGGCACCTCCCCGACGAGACCATCGCCAAGGTCACTCACCGGAACGTGATGCGCGAATACAGCTACGACCCGTTCGCGATCCTCGGCCGCGAGAACTGCACCGTCGGCGCGCTGCGCGCGCAGGCTCGCGCCAAGGGCATCGACACCTCGCCCACGCAAGGCATGGGGGGCGCGGCACCGAAGCGGGAAGCCGGCAAACCGGTCACTTCGGGCGACATCAACGCCATGTTCAAACAGGCGGACGCCGAAACCGCACTCTGA
- a CDS encoding zinc-binding dehydrogenase — protein sequence MKAAVISERGAAPVVQEFPEPAPQEGAVLIDMDTAGLGGWDVLGAYRLGVQYPCVIRGEGVGRAPDGRRVYFGERSVMPFGAWAERTLVPTDEVWDVPDEVDDKTAITMGIAATGALVPLEQANIQRGEQVLVLGATGTLGQVALQLARYLGAGRVVAAARSAETLQRLKTRGIADEVVALGSENDVAALKDAAGDGFDVVLDLVCGQPMLNALKATRWGARIVTIGTGAGRQINLDIADLLFRTLSCVGTGQRPPADRRAIWERLLRIARTENIQVDYADYTLDQAAEAWASQIAGPHAKITARIRG from the coding sequence ATGAAAGCAGCTGTCATCAGCGAGCGGGGTGCCGCTCCGGTCGTGCAGGAGTTTCCGGAACCGGCGCCACAGGAAGGCGCCGTCCTCATCGACATGGACACGGCAGGGCTCGGGGGCTGGGACGTACTCGGCGCGTACCGGCTGGGCGTGCAATACCCGTGCGTGATCCGCGGCGAAGGCGTGGGCAGGGCACCGGACGGCCGCCGCGTGTATTTCGGCGAGCGCTCGGTGATGCCCTTCGGGGCGTGGGCCGAGCGTACGCTGGTGCCGACCGATGAGGTCTGGGACGTGCCCGACGAGGTCGACGACAAGACCGCGATCACGATGGGCATCGCTGCCACCGGCGCACTGGTGCCGCTCGAGCAGGCCAACATCCAGCGGGGTGAGCAGGTTCTGGTCCTCGGTGCGACCGGCACGCTCGGGCAGGTGGCGCTGCAACTCGCCCGCTATCTCGGCGCGGGCAGGGTCGTCGCGGCCGCACGCTCCGCCGAGACCCTGCAGCGCCTGAAGACGCGCGGGATTGCCGACGAAGTCGTAGCCCTCGGTAGCGAGAACGATGTCGCGGCGTTGAAGGACGCGGCGGGCGACGGTTTCGACGTCGTGCTCGATCTGGTGTGCGGGCAACCGATGCTCAACGCCCTCAAGGCGACCCGCTGGGGCGCACGCATCGTGACGATCGGCACGGGTGCAGGGCGTCAGATCAATCTCGATATCGCCGATCTGCTTTTCCGCACGCTGTCATGCGTGGGTACGGGGCAGCGCCCGCCGGCCGATCGCCGCGCGATCTGGGAGCGCCTGTTGCGCATCGCACGCACAGAGAATATCCAGGTCGACTACGCCGACTATACGCTGGATCAGGCTGCCGAAGCCTGGGCGTCGCAGATTGCCGGACCGCACGCGAAGATCACCGCGCGGATCAGGGGCTGA
- a CDS encoding multidrug effflux MFS transporter, with protein sequence MILAGLAMLGPFSINTYLPSFGEMAVVLGTDRVALQQTVAIYFAAFAFMALWHGTISDSFGRRRVVLAGLVVYALASLGCALATQVEQLWVLRALQGFSAGAGIVIGRAVVRDLHEGPRAQRMMSQVVLMFSIAPAVAPLVGGWLQVAMGWRSVFVFLCLLATSLLVAVFFGLPETLPASQRHPFNPAGVLRGYASVLGNARFMSWALAYACMFGGFFLYVLSAPVFLMEHLGLGETDFLWMFGPATVGLMLGSALAGRLAQRWSTAATLKAGLAIMAAATLWNLAVCLVEPGGTAWYVAYLLFFNLGMSVMIPTITVRGLDCVPERRGTGSSVQLFIQTGFNAWIAAVLAPLMWHSLLSLALGAAALALCGVLGVVVAGRLSSFSEAHQ encoded by the coding sequence GTGATCCTCGCGGGCTTGGCGATGCTCGGCCCGTTTTCGATCAACACCTACCTGCCATCCTTCGGGGAAATGGCGGTGGTGCTCGGCACGGATCGAGTCGCGTTGCAGCAGACAGTGGCGATCTACTTCGCCGCCTTTGCCTTCATGGCCCTGTGGCATGGCACGATCTCGGATTCCTTCGGGCGCCGCCGCGTGGTGCTGGCCGGTCTGGTCGTCTATGCATTGGCGTCGCTCGGATGCGCGCTTGCGACGCAAGTGGAGCAGTTGTGGGTTCTGCGGGCACTCCAGGGCTTCTCGGCGGGTGCCGGGATCGTGATCGGTCGCGCCGTCGTCCGGGATCTGCATGAAGGGCCGCGTGCGCAGCGCATGATGTCGCAGGTGGTGTTGATGTTCTCGATCGCACCCGCCGTCGCTCCTTTGGTGGGCGGCTGGTTGCAGGTCGCGATGGGCTGGCGGTCCGTTTTCGTGTTCCTGTGCCTGCTTGCCACCAGCCTGCTCGTGGCCGTGTTTTTCGGATTACCGGAGACCCTGCCCGCCTCGCAGCGTCACCCGTTCAATCCGGCGGGTGTGCTTCGCGGTTACGCGTCCGTGCTCGGAAACGCGCGCTTCATGAGCTGGGCACTGGCGTATGCCTGCATGTTTGGCGGCTTCTTCCTTTACGTCCTGTCTGCGCCGGTGTTCCTGATGGAGCACCTTGGCCTGGGCGAGACCGATTTCCTGTGGATGTTCGGACCCGCGACGGTGGGTCTGATGTTGGGCTCCGCGCTTGCGGGCCGCCTTGCGCAGCGCTGGTCCACGGCCGCCACGCTAAAGGCCGGCCTCGCGATCATGGCTGCCGCCACGCTCTGGAATCTCGCCGTGTGCCTCGTCGAACCCGGCGGCACGGCGTGGTATGTGGCGTATCTCCTGTTCTTCAATCTGGGCATGTCGGTGATGATTCCAACGATCACGGTGCGCGGCCTGGATTGTGTACCGGAGCGCCGCGGCACCGGCTCATCGGTTCAGCTGTTCATCCAGACGGGATTCAACGCCTGGATTGCCGCGGTGCTGGCGCCACTGATGTGGCATTCGCTGTTGTCTCTCGCGCTGGGAGCCGCTGCTCTTGCCCTGTGCGGCGTCCTCGGGGTGGTCGTGGCGGGCCGCCTGTCCAGCTTCTCCGAGGCCCATCAATGA
- a CDS encoding aromatic ring-hydroxylating dioxygenase subunit alpha, translated as MDRKSNPKLSDGTLLSDLINLETREVKMRALSDPELFELEMERIFAKTWVFLGHETEIPNKGDFVVRDMGSDSVLMARGADGEVYVSLNVCPHRGMKISTHDVGNTMTHVCIYHGWAFKPNGDFIGAPVEKECMHGKMMTKQELGLKKARVAIYGGLVFATWNVEGPSFEDFLGDAKWYFDTLWCRTDKGMEVLGPPQRFTIRANWKTACEQSASDGFHVLTLHRWLSEVGPYRKPGSEGGGGDLTPEMYGTEVYTAHAHTMRCIELDRKIRRLTGKDPSELSIKEKLEALPPPGITPEMLPEVLRRFSDDQLRVMAWRPPQVGNFFPNGLFEFVYIPSPDGVIGVMALHAYVPKGPDKLEFVNWILAEKDTPPELKAKMLRLGVQLLGTSGMVEQDDSDTWPHQTLAAKGAVSKHITMKYQSMYENNRLEGWPGPGDVGDGFTKDDTQWRWWEYWYELMTAEN; from the coding sequence ATGGACAGAAAATCAAACCCGAAACTCTCGGACGGCACACTGCTTTCCGACCTGATCAACCTCGAAACCCGCGAAGTCAAGATGCGGGCGCTTTCCGATCCCGAACTGTTCGAGCTCGAGATGGAGCGCATCTTCGCCAAGACCTGGGTATTCCTGGGGCACGAAACCGAAATCCCGAACAAGGGCGATTTCGTCGTCCGCGACATGGGATCGGATTCCGTGCTGATGGCACGCGGGGCGGACGGCGAGGTGTACGTCTCCCTCAACGTCTGCCCCCATCGGGGCATGAAGATCTCGACCCATGACGTGGGTAACACGATGACTCACGTCTGTATCTACCACGGCTGGGCATTCAAGCCGAACGGCGACTTTATCGGCGCGCCGGTCGAGAAGGAATGTATGCACGGGAAGATGATGACCAAGCAGGAACTCGGCCTGAAGAAGGCGCGCGTCGCGATCTATGGCGGCTTGGTCTTCGCGACGTGGAACGTCGAGGGCCCTAGCTTCGAGGACTTCCTCGGCGACGCGAAATGGTATTTCGACACGCTCTGGTGCCGCACAGACAAGGGCATGGAAGTGCTGGGTCCCCCGCAGCGTTTCACGATCCGTGCGAACTGGAAGACTGCCTGCGAGCAGTCGGCGTCGGACGGATTCCATGTTCTGACCCTGCACCGCTGGCTATCGGAAGTCGGCCCCTATCGCAAGCCGGGCAGCGAAGGTGGCGGCGGCGACCTGACACCGGAGATGTACGGCACCGAGGTCTACACCGCGCACGCACATACCATGCGATGCATCGAGCTGGACCGCAAGATCCGACGCCTGACGGGGAAGGACCCGAGCGAGTTGTCGATCAAGGAGAAACTCGAGGCGCTGCCCCCGCCGGGCATCACGCCCGAGATGCTGCCGGAAGTGCTCCGTCGCTTCAGCGATGACCAGCTGCGCGTCATGGCCTGGCGTCCGCCCCAGGTGGGCAACTTCTTTCCCAACGGGCTGTTCGAGTTCGTCTACATCCCCTCGCCCGATGGCGTGATCGGGGTCATGGCGCTGCACGCCTATGTCCCGAAGGGGCCGGACAAGCTGGAATTCGTGAACTGGATCCTGGCCGAGAAGGACACTCCGCCGGAACTCAAGGCCAAGATGCTGCGCCTCGGCGTCCAACTCCTGGGCACCTCGGGGATGGTCGAGCAGGACGATTCGGACACCTGGCCGCACCAGACGCTCGCGGCGAAGGGTGCCGTGAGCAAGCACATCACGATGAAGTATCAGTCGATGTACGAGAACAACAGGCTCGAAGGCTGGCCGGGCCCTGGCGATGTCGGTGACGGCTTCACGAAGGACGACACCCAGTGGCGCTGGTGGGAATACTGGTACGAACTGATGACTGCCGAGAACTGA
- a CDS encoding NAD(P)/FAD-dependent oxidoreductase, producing MSEQYDIVVAGGGHNGLVAACYLAKAGLKVCVVEKNDKVGGGVMTRELTAPGFKHDVCSVAHTLLQANPLLRNDELQLKSKFGLKYINPDKMTAIFYDDGTTLEFYTDLEQTAQAIAKFSQKDAEAYRRFNKEVFQNLDMMVMGMFHAPPNAGAQAVMMEQSVVGQSLMRAQSMSAWDFICEWFEHPKVRIALARYASEAMMNPFNNGTGFGFYIILPFMHRYGVGIPVGGSGAFADKLRECFESHGGAVRVNAPVKQMRMDGSKVTGVVLESGEEIVAKKGVISTMHVQQVFPHMVPGANLPEGFEPRIRGLKRNSFQPFNLHLALHEAPQYKVGPAVDDFFWVERSHSDWEEFARAFSDLEYGIPRRDFVAYVMQDVYDKTRAPEGKRVLNMYAFCPYNVKGGPQRWDEIGKEIAYGFLDDLRKLTTNMSDDNIIGFSWFTPLDIERHNNAMIGADILHFGSYNWQIAGNRPAPGYGQYKSPVAGLYMAGASTHPGGGVTAASGRNAAQVVLEDLGMDFDDLIEN from the coding sequence ATGAGCGAACAATACGACATCGTGGTCGCCGGTGGCGGTCACAACGGTCTGGTGGCCGCGTGCTACCTGGCGAAGGCGGGACTGAAGGTATGCGTCGTCGAGAAAAACGACAAGGTCGGCGGGGGCGTCATGACGCGCGAGCTGACGGCGCCGGGCTTCAAGCATGACGTCTGCTCGGTCGCACATACCCTGCTGCAGGCCAACCCATTGCTGCGCAACGACGAACTGCAGCTGAAATCGAAGTTCGGGCTGAAGTACATCAACCCCGACAAGATGACTGCGATCTTCTACGACGACGGGACCACGCTCGAGTTCTACACCGATCTCGAACAGACTGCCCAAGCGATCGCAAAATTCTCGCAGAAGGATGCGGAAGCCTACCGGCGCTTCAACAAGGAGGTGTTCCAGAACCTCGACATGATGGTGATGGGCATGTTCCATGCGCCCCCGAACGCGGGCGCCCAAGCCGTGATGATGGAGCAGAGCGTGGTCGGGCAATCGCTGATGCGAGCCCAGTCGATGAGCGCATGGGACTTCATCTGCGAATGGTTCGAGCACCCCAAGGTGCGCATCGCGTTGGCCCGCTATGCCTCGGAAGCCATGATGAACCCGTTCAACAACGGCACGGGATTCGGCTTCTACATCATTCTGCCCTTCATGCACCGCTACGGTGTCGGCATTCCAGTCGGCGGCTCGGGTGCCTTCGCGGACAAGCTGCGGGAGTGCTTCGAATCGCATGGCGGCGCGGTACGCGTCAATGCGCCCGTCAAGCAGATGCGCATGGATGGCAGCAAGGTGACGGGCGTCGTGCTCGAATCGGGCGAGGAGATCGTCGCGAAGAAAGGCGTCATTTCGACGATGCACGTGCAACAGGTGTTCCCGCACATGGTGCCGGGCGCGAATCTGCCGGAAGGATTCGAGCCGCGGATTCGGGGGCTGAAACGCAACAGCTTCCAGCCCTTCAACCTGCACCTCGCGCTGCACGAGGCGCCGCAGTACAAGGTCGGTCCGGCGGTGGACGATTTCTTCTGGGTCGAGCGTTCGCACTCCGACTGGGAGGAGTTCGCACGCGCCTTCTCCGATCTCGAATACGGCATCCCGCGCCGCGACTTCGTCGCCTACGTGATGCAGGACGTCTATGACAAGACGCGGGCACCCGAGGGCAAGCGCGTGCTCAACATGTACGCTTTCTGCCCCTACAACGTGAAGGGCGGCCCGCAGCGTTGGGACGAGATCGGCAAGGAGATCGCTTACGGATTCCTCGACGACCTGCGCAAGCTCACGACCAATATGAGCGACGACAACATCATCGGTTTCTCGTGGTTCACCCCGCTCGATATCGAGCGCCACAACAACGCGATGATCGGTGCGGACATCCTGCACTTCGGCTCGTACAACTGGCAGATCGCGGGCAACCGCCCTGCCCCGGGCTACGGGCAGTACAAGTCGCCGGTGGCGGGTCTGTACATGGCGGGCGCCTCCACCCATCCGGGGGGCGGGGTCACCGCAGCGTCCGGACGCAATGCGGCGCAGGTGGTGCTGGAAGACTTGGGCATGGATTTCGACGACCTCATCGAAAACTGA
- a CDS encoding Rieske 2Fe-2S domain-containing protein produces MGRWWAVALSEAVQGDKALAVTCEGEQLAVFRDGRGVVFALEDRCPHRRVPLSPGPVKPGGLQCPYHGWTFDGATGLCNDIPNLRRDERVPARYAARAFPAAEANGFIHVWRGAGTPAAVLPGASYRAAGREQTGSTVANIAFEQYLDVMLDGPECLLSFPGVHITDFFLGDPRRDGEHLVLDRGAVWKGKGNGPAFVRDHSLWVRTRVPVRGGDIRVELLSAEEDPLVTIFIAASENRRGTTSLVWRGFLHATPAPLSWRWRIARAIGRAPFAIFPQIDGAAVAALEVAPSRDRRLAKTDTRTPAGRVVTVQERCAV; encoded by the coding sequence ATGGGACGATGGTGGGCGGTCGCGCTGTCCGAGGCGGTGCAAGGTGACAAGGCGCTCGCGGTGACCTGCGAAGGCGAGCAACTCGCCGTGTTTCGCGACGGGAGGGGCGTAGTGTTCGCGCTGGAGGACCGGTGTCCGCACCGGCGTGTGCCGCTGTCGCCCGGACCCGTGAAACCTGGTGGTCTGCAGTGCCCCTACCACGGCTGGACCTTCGACGGCGCGACGGGCCTGTGCAATGACATTCCCAACCTGCGTCGCGATGAGCGGGTGCCGGCGCGTTATGCGGCGCGCGCCTTTCCGGCGGCCGAGGCGAACGGCTTCATCCACGTCTGGCGGGGGGCGGGAACTCCCGCCGCCGTATTGCCGGGCGCGTCGTATCGCGCGGCAGGTCGCGAACAGACCGGTTCAACAGTGGCCAATATCGCGTTCGAGCAATATCTCGACGTGATGCTCGACGGCCCGGAATGCCTGCTTTCCTTCCCCGGCGTGCACATCACCGATTTCTTCCTCGGCGATCCGCGCCGCGACGGCGAGCATCTTGTCCTCGATCGAGGCGCGGTGTGGAAGGGCAAGGGAAATGGGCCGGCCTTCGTGCGAGACCATTCGCTGTGGGTACGTACTCGCGTACCGGTAAGGGGCGGCGACATTCGCGTGGAACTCCTCAGCGCCGAAGAAGATCCGCTCGTCACGATCTTCATCGCTGCCAGCGAGAACAGGCGGGGTACCACCAGTCTGGTCTGGCGCGGTTTTCTTCATGCCACGCCAGCGCCGCTGTCGTGGCGGTGGCGAATCGCGCGGGCGATCGGACGTGCTCCGTTCGCAATCTTCCCCCAAATCGACGGCGCAGCCGTGGCGGCACTCGAAGTCGCACCGTCACGAGATCGCAGATTGGCGAAGACCGATACGAGGACGCCGGCCGGGCGCGTGGTGACCGTGCAGGAGAGGTGCGCAGTATGA